The genome window AGGTACCCATGCGGGGAGACCGGCCGCTGCTTCTGGCAACGTCCATCCTCTTCCTCCTGGTGGCCCTGGCCCTTGGCGTCTTCATCAGCATCGTCGGCAAAAGTCAGTTCGCGGCCAGCCAATTCGCCATGGTGGCAACGCTGCTCCCCGCCTTTCTCCTGTCGGGCTTCGTCTTTCCCATCGCCAACATGCCCATCCCCCTTCAGGCAATCACCCACGCCATCCCGGCACGCTATTTCGTCACCATCCTGCGGGGAATCTACCTGAAGGGGATCGGGATCAGGGTGCTGGCCGGCGACATCCTCTTCCTGGCCGTGTTCGGGACGCTCATTTTCGCCCTGGCCGTACGGAAGTTCCGCAAAAAAATGAGCTAGCCATGTTCGATCGCTTGAAAACCATGCTCATAAAAGAGGCAATACAGATCCTGCGGGACCCGAAGATGCGGTTCATCATCCTCGTTATCCCGGCGATCCAGATCACCCTCTTCGGCTACGCGGTCAACACCGATGTCAAGCACATCGCCACGGCGGTTTACGATCTGGACAACAGTGCCCTGAGCCGCGACCTCGTTGCCCGCCTGGAACGCTCCGGCTACTTCGACATCGTGCAGCGGGTGCAACGGGGAGATGAACTGCGCGATCTGCTGGACCGGGGAAAAGTTCGGGCCGCGGTGCAGATAAATCGGGGATTCCAAGAAAACATCCGCGCCGGACGGACCGCAACGCTCCCGATTATTGTCGACGGCACTGACCCGAGCACCGCCAGGATCGTCGTGAGCTATTCGGTAACCATTGCCGAACGGTTCAGCGATCAGATCCTGACCGACTATTCCCTGCGAAGGGGTGGCAGGACCATGGGAGCCAAGGGCATCGAACTGGAAAGCCGGGCCTGGTTCAACGCCAACCTGGAGAGCCGCAACTACTACGTGCCGGGGGTCATCGCCTCCATGGTCCTGATCACCACAATGGTGCTCTCCAGCATGGCCGTGGTGCGCGAAAAGGAGATCGGCACCATGGAGCAGATCATCGTCACGCCGATCCAGCGGTGGGAATTCATTGTGGGCAAGCTGGTTCCGTTCGCCATCGTGGGCTACATCAACGTCACCATCGTGACCTGCATTGCGCTCTTCTGGTTCAAAATTCCTCTCAGGGGCAGCATTCTGCTGCTCATCGGCTCAACCGCCCTGTTCCTGATGAGCACCCTCGGATTCGGGCTGCTCATATCAACCATCAGCCGGACACAGCAGCAGGCCATGATGAGTTCGTTCATGTTCACGTTCCCGGCCATGCTCCTGTCGGGCTTTGCGTTTCCCATCGAAAACATGCCCGCGAGCATCCAGTATGCCACCTACCTGAACCCGCTTCGCTACTACCTGGTCATCATCCGGGGCATCTTCCTCAAGGGGATCGGGCTCGGCATCCTGTGGCCGCAGCTTGCGGCGCTGGCGCTGCTGGGCTCGGTCGTGCTCCTTTTTGCGGTTGGCCGATTTAGAAAATCGGTGGGGTAACTCTTCCTCTGCCAAACGAAAAAACGCCCCGGAGTGCTCCGGGGCGTTCTGCTGAATACGAAGACAATGCCCGTTGTCAGGACTTTTTCGACTTCCCGCCCTTGGTCTTGGCCCGCTTTTTCACCTCTTCCGCGAGTTCCTCGACCTCCTCGAATCCTTCCGCG of Geobacter anodireducens contains these proteins:
- a CDS encoding ABC transporter permease, which encodes MFDRLKTMLIKEAIQILRDPKMRFIILVIPAIQITLFGYAVNTDVKHIATAVYDLDNSALSRDLVARLERSGYFDIVQRVQRGDELRDLLDRGKVRAAVQINRGFQENIRAGRTATLPIIVDGTDPSTARIVVSYSVTIAERFSDQILTDYSLRRGGRTMGAKGIELESRAWFNANLESRNYYVPGVIASMVLITTMVLSSMAVVREKEIGTMEQIIVTPIQRWEFIVGKLVPFAIVGYINVTIVTCIALFWFKIPLRGSILLLIGSTALFLMSTLGFGLLISTISRTQQQAMMSSFMFTFPAMLLSGFAFPIENMPASIQYATYLNPLRYYLVIIRGIFLKGIGLGILWPQLAALALLGSVVLLFAVGRFRKSVG